One segment of Gordonia terrae DNA contains the following:
- a CDS encoding HAD-IB family hydrolase, with protein MSAFTDRMRAIRSAPTGKKVAALFDYDGTLIEGFSAAAIMRARLRSMEFGLGELADFLVIGLRGVVSEQDYAEVLDATRPTFAGKTYAEMIEFGEHLFKYETAAKLRPQMWQILRAHREMGHTIVIASSATRFQIEPIAREIEADFALATDVEVVDGVVTGNIRGRPLWGPGKAAAVRTLAREHGINLSASFAYSDGNEDIPYLESVGNPAAVSPRRILRAEAETRGWPIIDLKNPTYNRLGMLARTGAFYSSFLASAAVGVTTGLVRRDPSALVEALPTGTDVGLSLAGIHVQVLEGGEYLTSARPCVFLFNHQSKLDLPVMINLVRSEATGVAKKEVQRVPVVGPILQQAGLVFIDRADPGRAIEQLAPAVRALRDEGMSLVVAPEGTRSPTPRVGRFKKGPFHIAMQAGVPIVPVVLRNTGELMWRGAQLIRPGTVEVMVLPPVHTSDWSPAEIGDRAEEVRQMYVSALADWPLDFFADDDARPPTEVPEERQL; from the coding sequence GTGAGTGCCTTCACCGACCGCATGCGGGCCATCCGGTCCGCGCCCACCGGCAAGAAGGTCGCCGCCCTCTTCGACTACGACGGCACCTTGATCGAGGGATTCTCCGCGGCCGCCATCATGCGGGCACGGTTGCGGAGCATGGAATTCGGGCTGGGCGAGCTCGCCGACTTCCTCGTCATCGGTCTGCGCGGCGTCGTGTCCGAGCAGGACTACGCGGAGGTGCTCGATGCCACGCGGCCCACCTTCGCCGGCAAGACGTACGCCGAGATGATCGAGTTCGGCGAACACCTCTTCAAGTACGAGACGGCGGCCAAGTTGCGGCCGCAGATGTGGCAGATCCTGCGCGCGCACCGGGAGATGGGCCACACGATCGTCATCGCATCATCGGCCACCCGATTCCAGATCGAGCCCATCGCACGGGAGATCGAGGCCGACTTCGCGCTGGCCACCGACGTCGAGGTCGTCGACGGGGTGGTCACCGGCAACATCCGGGGACGCCCGCTCTGGGGGCCCGGAAAGGCCGCCGCGGTGCGGACTCTCGCTCGCGAGCACGGCATCAACCTCAGCGCCTCGTTCGCCTACAGCGACGGCAACGAGGACATCCCCTACCTCGAATCGGTGGGCAACCCGGCGGCCGTCTCACCACGTCGAATCCTGCGGGCGGAGGCCGAGACCCGCGGGTGGCCGATCATCGACCTGAAGAACCCCACGTACAACCGGCTCGGGATGCTGGCCAGGACCGGTGCCTTCTACAGCTCGTTCCTCGCATCCGCCGCGGTGGGCGTCACGACCGGGCTCGTCCGGCGCGACCCCTCCGCCCTGGTCGAGGCGCTGCCGACCGGCACCGACGTCGGACTGTCCCTGGCCGGGATCCACGTACAGGTCCTCGAAGGGGGTGAGTACCTCACGTCGGCGCGTCCCTGTGTGTTCCTCTTCAACCACCAGTCGAAACTCGACCTGCCGGTGATGATCAACCTGGTCCGGTCCGAGGCGACCGGCGTGGCCAAGAAGGAAGTGCAACGGGTGCCGGTCGTCGGGCCGATCCTGCAGCAGGCCGGGCTGGTGTTCATCGATCGCGCCGACCCCGGCCGCGCGATCGAACAACTGGCACCGGCGGTGAGAGCGCTGCGAGACGAGGGGATGTCCCTGGTGGTGGCACCCGAGGGCACCCGGTCCCCCACTCCCCGCGTGGGCCGGTTCAAGAAGGGTCCCTTCCACATCGCCATGCAGGCGGGTGTGCCGATCGTCCCGGTGGTCCTCCGCAACACCGGTGAGTTGATGTGGCGCGGTGCGCAACTCATCCGGCCGGGCACCGTCGAGGTGATGGTTCTGCCGCCGGTGCACACCAGCGACTGGTCGCCTGCCGAGATCGGCGACCGCGCCGAAGAGGTGCGGCAGATGTATGTCAGCGCCCTGGCGGATTGGCCCCTGGACTTCTTCGCCGACGACGACGCCCGGCCACCGACCGAGGTCCCCGAGGAGAGGCAGCTGTGA
- a CDS encoding wax ester/triacylglycerol synthase domain-containing protein gives MSDETDLTDGVDRPLDWANEPHMSSVDTIMWRGDTDRRMRGTICMLEVYDCAPDWGRLVAAHEWGSRMAPRFRQRVVDSPFGTGTPSWAVDPDFDLHYHLRRIRLGGNGSMRELLVTCEQLAMTALDAARPPWEGTLIEGLPDGRAAYFLKAHHALTDGMGAIIGLAQLHSPTREHNPGKPQPPSPDPVNITPVDLLRRQLGEEIRRIPHRLDTTFRGVRALQHPRQALSSVLRYGRSVPRVAGLVSPPGSPLLAHRSLSWRFSAFEVPFTDLKAAATATRASINDVYLAGLVGGFRLYHEKMGTPIETMPVAIPISVRRPEDPAGGNRIAVGRLAGPVGIADPFERVLTIREQVRVARHEPAVDIFNTLGSVMAWLPGSVLMQFSGTTSQNDLQASNVPGIPWDTYVAGAKVERMFPFGPLPGCAMMATMITHNGTACLGINSDGAAVTDLELFADCLVAGFGEVLALAADDEVVPGTLRRVV, from the coding sequence GTGAGCGACGAGACCGACCTAACCGACGGCGTCGACCGCCCGCTGGACTGGGCGAACGAGCCACACATGAGCTCGGTGGACACCATCATGTGGCGCGGCGACACCGACCGGCGCATGCGCGGGACCATCTGCATGCTCGAGGTGTACGACTGCGCGCCCGACTGGGGCCGGCTCGTGGCCGCGCACGAATGGGGAAGCCGGATGGCGCCACGATTCCGGCAGCGCGTCGTCGATTCGCCGTTCGGTACCGGTACGCCCAGCTGGGCCGTCGACCCGGATTTCGACCTGCATTACCATCTGCGCCGAATCCGATTGGGCGGCAACGGAAGCATGCGCGAGCTGCTTGTCACCTGTGAACAGCTCGCGATGACCGCGCTGGACGCGGCACGCCCGCCGTGGGAGGGCACGCTGATCGAAGGGCTTCCCGACGGCAGGGCCGCGTATTTCCTCAAAGCCCACCATGCACTCACCGACGGCATGGGGGCCATCATCGGACTCGCACAGCTGCATTCACCCACCCGCGAACACAATCCGGGCAAACCCCAGCCGCCGAGTCCCGACCCGGTGAACATCACCCCCGTCGACCTGCTCCGCCGGCAGCTGGGCGAGGAGATCCGTCGGATCCCCCATCGCCTGGACACGACCTTCCGCGGAGTCCGCGCCCTGCAGCATCCCCGGCAGGCATTGAGTTCTGTGCTGCGATATGGGCGTTCGGTCCCCCGCGTGGCCGGTCTGGTCAGCCCCCCGGGTTCACCGCTACTCGCACACCGGAGTCTGTCGTGGCGTTTCAGCGCATTCGAGGTCCCGTTCACCGACCTCAAGGCGGCCGCCACGGCGACCCGCGCGTCGATCAACGACGTGTATCTGGCCGGGCTCGTCGGTGGCTTCCGCCTGTATCACGAGAAGATGGGCACCCCGATCGAGACGATGCCGGTGGCCATCCCGATCTCGGTGCGTCGTCCGGAGGACCCGGCGGGCGGAAACCGCATCGCGGTGGGACGACTCGCCGGGCCGGTGGGGATCGCCGACCCGTTCGAGCGTGTGCTCACCATCCGTGAGCAGGTACGCGTCGCCCGGCACGAACCGGCAGTCGACATCTTCAACACCCTCGGGTCGGTCATGGCGTGGCTCCCCGGTTCGGTTCTCATGCAGTTCAGCGGCACGACCAGCCAGAACGACCTACAGGCCAGCAACGTACCGGGTATCCCGTGGGACACCTACGTGGCCGGCGCCAAGGTGGAGCGGATGTTCCCCTTCGGCCCGCTCCCCGGCTGCGCGATGATGGCGACGATGATCACCCACAACGGGACGGCTTGTCTCGGAATCAATTCCGACGGGGCCGCGGTCACCGACCTCGAGTTGTTCGCGGACTGCCTCGTCGCCGGATTCGGCGAGGTGCTCGCGCTGGCCGCCGACGACGAGGTGGTGCCGGGGACCCTCCGGCGGGTGGTGTGA
- a CDS encoding FadR/GntR family transcriptional regulator — protein sequence MTVADEPDTRQPRGQKMSAKVANMVADEILGGGIVEGQRLPTEKEMVTEYGVARTTVREALRLLESRDLVTIKAGIGGGPIAKRPELDSLGNIMKLFLQINGANISDVIDVRLMLEPMVARAAAENVTDDQLDAMQAALDRMREHPEDHDNFQENNAAFQRGVYEAAGNPALRVVMETLWLLVRDAEPVEHPIATRLAAFELQQDILDAMRARDVEATAAAMDVFNQESARYYRRRLRDIISRPVRWQI from the coding sequence ATGACCGTCGCCGACGAGCCCGACACCCGTCAGCCTCGTGGACAGAAGATGTCCGCGAAGGTGGCCAACATGGTGGCCGACGAGATTCTCGGTGGCGGCATCGTCGAGGGCCAACGGCTGCCCACCGAGAAGGAGATGGTCACCGAGTACGGGGTGGCCCGGACGACGGTGCGCGAGGCGCTGCGGCTGCTCGAGAGTCGCGACCTGGTGACGATCAAGGCCGGGATCGGTGGTGGCCCCATCGCCAAGCGGCCCGAACTCGATTCCCTCGGCAACATCATGAAGCTCTTCCTGCAGATCAACGGCGCGAACATCAGCGATGTCATCGACGTTCGGCTGATGCTCGAACCGATGGTCGCGCGCGCGGCGGCGGAGAATGTCACCGACGATCAACTCGATGCGATGCAGGCCGCGCTGGACCGGATGCGCGAGCACCCCGAGGACCACGACAACTTCCAGGAGAACAACGCGGCCTTCCAGCGCGGTGTCTACGAGGCTGCGGGCAATCCCGCCCTGCGGGTCGTGATGGAGACACTGTGGCTGCTCGTCCGCGACGCCGAACCCGTCGAACACCCCATCGCGACCAGGCTCGCGGCCTTCGAACTCCAGCAGGACATCCTCGACGCCATGCGCGCTCGCGACGTCGAGGCGACGGCGGCCGCCATGGACGTGTTCAACCAGGAGTCCGCGCGGTACTACCGCCGCCGGCTCCGCGACATCATCTCCCGCCCGGTTCGGTGGCAGATCTGA
- a CDS encoding enoyl-CoA hydratase-related protein: protein MATTTASEHLSVTMREPGVACVELARGKVNAVDGQMYDDIAATFDALSDDQEVRAIVLTGRGRIFCAGNDINEFRTMSTISGDIAMRRARRALFSIRDCHLPVVAAVNGPALGSGFGFVALSDLVVASERATFGLPEMNVGVLGGGRFTARMLPQQAMRRMFLTAEPADATTLARWGAPIEVVAHEELMEIATARARSIAAKSRHAIVLAKQSLNGCEDLDIRRGYELEQSFTVRLSEHPDSKAAVEAQVAGLAKG, encoded by the coding sequence ATGGCGACAACCACTGCATCAGAGCATCTCTCGGTCACGATGCGCGAGCCCGGCGTCGCGTGTGTCGAGCTGGCCCGCGGCAAGGTGAACGCCGTGGACGGCCAGATGTACGACGACATCGCCGCCACCTTCGACGCCCTGTCCGACGATCAGGAGGTCCGCGCGATCGTCCTGACCGGGCGCGGCCGGATCTTCTGCGCGGGCAACGACATCAACGAGTTCCGCACGATGTCCACGATCAGCGGTGACATCGCCATGCGACGTGCCCGGCGCGCGCTGTTCAGCATCCGTGACTGCCATCTGCCCGTCGTCGCGGCGGTCAACGGCCCCGCCCTGGGAAGCGGTTTCGGCTTTGTCGCCCTGTCGGATCTCGTCGTCGCCTCCGAGCGGGCCACGTTCGGACTTCCCGAGATGAATGTCGGCGTCCTCGGCGGTGGTCGCTTCACCGCACGGATGCTGCCCCAGCAGGCGATGCGCCGGATGTTCCTCACGGCCGAGCCCGCCGATGCGACGACGCTGGCACGCTGGGGTGCCCCGATCGAGGTCGTCGCGCACGAGGAACTGATGGAGATCGCCACCGCGCGCGCCCGTTCGATCGCGGCGAAGAGCCGGCACGCCATCGTGCTGGCCAAGCAGTCGCTGAACGGATGTGAGGACCTCGACATCCGGCGCGGCTACGAGCTCGAACAGTCGTTCACCGTCCGGCTCTCCGAACATCCGGATTCCAAGGCGGCCGTCGAAGCACAGGTCGCCGGCCTGGCCAAGGGCTGA
- a CDS encoding SDR family NAD(P)-dependent oxidoreductase → MTIKRTAVITGAASESGLGRATAARYAEDGWAIVVLDLDGESSAKVAAEIGNAYDVPAFGTAIDVADESSVARAHEAIAAEVASGALPPIGALANIAGITSPVPFLETTVDLWNKVMAVNATGTYLVTKAFLPDMIENGWGRIVNMSSVSAERGGGVFGKVPYSSAKAAVLGFTKSLARELGDCGVTVNAVAPGAADTAIRVGSTSEQEAAIAASIPLGRVATTREVASVITFLSSEDAAYLTGTTIDINGGSHMH, encoded by the coding sequence ATGACCATCAAGCGCACCGCCGTCATCACCGGCGCCGCATCCGAATCCGGACTGGGTCGCGCGACTGCCGCGCGCTACGCCGAGGACGGCTGGGCCATCGTCGTTCTCGATCTCGACGGCGAGAGCTCGGCCAAGGTCGCCGCCGAGATCGGCAACGCCTACGACGTTCCCGCGTTCGGCACCGCCATCGACGTCGCCGACGAGTCCTCGGTCGCACGAGCCCATGAGGCCATCGCGGCCGAGGTCGCTTCGGGAGCGCTGCCCCCGATCGGCGCGCTCGCCAACATCGCGGGCATCACCTCACCCGTCCCGTTCCTCGAGACCACGGTCGACCTGTGGAACAAGGTGATGGCCGTCAACGCCACCGGCACCTACCTCGTCACGAAGGCATTCCTGCCGGACATGATCGAGAACGGATGGGGGCGGATCGTCAACATGTCGTCGGTGTCGGCTGAGCGTGGCGGCGGCGTCTTCGGCAAGGTTCCCTACTCGTCGGCCAAGGCCGCGGTCCTCGGCTTCACCAAGAGCCTCGCGCGCGAGCTCGGCGACTGCGGAGTGACCGTCAACGCGGTCGCGCCGGGCGCAGCAGACACCGCGATCCGGGTCGGCAGCACCTCCGAGCAGGAGGCGGCGATCGCCGCGAGCATCCCGCTGGGCCGCGTTGCCACCACTCGCGAGGTCGCCTCGGTCATCACCTTCCTCAGCTCCGAGGATGCTGCTTACCTCACCGGCACCACGATCGACATCAACGGCGGAAGCCACATGCACTGA
- a CDS encoding sugar phosphate isomerase/epimerase family protein, which yields MRHPRLGCSTITFRRQELSRALGTIAELGFREVDLGSLPTVCEHVPLALDEQVRSRVARTVRDSGLGVRSINADIGDLNRPASTSELDASRAHLHELLTLAAAVGATALVLPNGALSHEPVETLTADLDRVAGRLAEAAETAEDCGVELWTESLHVHRLCCTAERALALAARLDGSRVRHVVDFSHVVASGAGLTETIDAYGDRTAHVHLRDATRGLVSDLPDPLMPGNINLSIGRGEVDFEQGLVALQRNAFDGHFTLELETHDVSEGARASSAAAAADTIESLLNLHPAGT from the coding sequence ATGCGCCACCCACGACTCGGTTGTTCGACGATCACGTTTCGTCGACAAGAGCTGAGCCGAGCCCTCGGCACCATCGCCGAACTGGGGTTTCGTGAAGTCGATCTCGGTTCTCTACCGACGGTGTGCGAGCACGTCCCGCTCGCGCTCGATGAGCAGGTGCGATCTCGAGTCGCCCGGACAGTTCGGGACAGCGGACTCGGCGTGCGCTCGATCAACGCCGACATCGGCGACCTGAACCGCCCGGCTTCGACGAGCGAACTGGACGCCTCCCGCGCACACCTCCATGAACTGTTGACGCTCGCCGCCGCGGTGGGAGCGACTGCCCTGGTCCTGCCGAACGGGGCGTTGTCGCATGAGCCGGTCGAGACGCTCACCGCCGATCTCGACCGGGTGGCCGGCCGGCTCGCCGAGGCCGCCGAGACCGCAGAGGACTGCGGGGTCGAGTTGTGGACCGAGTCCCTGCACGTACATCGGTTGTGCTGCACGGCCGAACGCGCGCTGGCCCTTGCGGCCCGGCTCGACGGGAGCCGGGTCCGTCACGTCGTGGACTTCAGCCACGTCGTCGCCTCCGGAGCGGGGCTGACCGAGACGATCGACGCGTACGGTGACCGCACCGCCCACGTCCATCTCCGCGACGCGACCCGAGGACTCGTCTCCGATCTGCCCGACCCCTTGATGCCAGGCAACATCAATCTCAGCATCGGGCGGGGCGAGGTCGACTTCGAGCAGGGCTTGGTCGCGTTGCAACGCAATGCCTTCGACGGTCACTTCACCCTCGAACTGGAGACGCACGACGTGTCCGAGGGCGCGCGCGCATCTTCAGCCGCCGCGGCGGCCGACACCATCGAATCGCTTCTGAACCTGCACCCCGCCGGCACCTGA
- a CDS encoding MFS transporter, giving the protein MTTAALQMRGPIEGTPDAKRVAVGSSVGAVIETYDFIGFGTAAALYFGTAFFPGQSSVAGTLAAFATLGVGFAARPIGGIIGGHLGDRVGRKPVLVASLIVMGLATFVIGLLPTYAQVGVIAPILLVIVRIVQGLAFGAEWGGAILMSYEHAPWRSKGKYTGIVQAGFPVGLLLANLVFLGSVHLGGDWAWRVPFLASIVLVAVGLIIRAKVPESPVFEEVKDSGRVEKSPVIESIKHDWRDILRGIGLRVAETAGYAVSITYMISYLHSEELATKSETLTSLCIASAIGVGATVGWATLTDKVGRRPVYIGVCAFAVLFAIPMFLLVNTGLILFIAATIVLSYAVCQNALAGAQGAWFPELFDAARRASGASLAYQISAMVSGFTPFITTLLFIWLGWVGPALLFASYAAIGLVAALMTRETWGPEQRRLVADAHRNAAEHDHVDERPSVSHPTKELL; this is encoded by the coding sequence ATGACGACAGCGGCACTCCAGATGCGCGGCCCGATCGAGGGCACGCCGGACGCAAAACGCGTCGCCGTCGGCTCCTCGGTCGGCGCCGTGATCGAGACCTACGACTTCATCGGCTTCGGTACGGCTGCAGCGCTGTACTTCGGCACTGCGTTCTTCCCCGGACAGAGTTCGGTGGCCGGCACGCTCGCGGCATTTGCCACGCTCGGCGTCGGGTTCGCCGCCCGCCCCATCGGCGGCATCATCGGCGGGCACCTCGGTGACCGCGTCGGGCGTAAACCCGTCCTCGTCGCCTCGCTGATCGTGATGGGCCTGGCGACCTTCGTCATCGGCCTGCTCCCGACCTACGCCCAGGTCGGCGTGATCGCCCCGATCCTCCTGGTCATCGTGCGGATCGTGCAGGGCCTCGCCTTCGGCGCCGAATGGGGTGGCGCGATTCTGATGAGTTACGAACACGCGCCATGGCGGTCGAAGGGCAAGTACACCGGCATCGTGCAGGCCGGCTTCCCCGTCGGATTGCTGCTGGCCAATCTGGTGTTCCTCGGCAGCGTCCACCTCGGTGGCGACTGGGCCTGGCGGGTGCCGTTCCTGGCCAGCATCGTGCTGGTAGCGGTCGGGCTGATCATCCGGGCCAAGGTCCCCGAATCCCCGGTGTTCGAGGAGGTCAAGGACTCCGGCCGGGTCGAGAAGTCCCCGGTCATCGAGTCCATCAAGCACGATTGGCGAGACATCCTGCGCGGCATCGGACTTCGCGTCGCCGAAACCGCCGGTTACGCGGTGTCGATCACCTACATGATCTCGTACCTGCACAGCGAGGAACTCGCCACCAAGAGCGAGACCCTGACGTCTCTGTGTATCGCCTCTGCGATCGGTGTGGGGGCCACCGTCGGGTGGGCGACACTGACCGACAAGGTCGGTCGGCGTCCCGTCTACATCGGCGTCTGCGCGTTCGCCGTACTCTTCGCGATCCCGATGTTCCTGCTGGTCAACACAGGCTTGATCTTGTTCATCGCGGCGACGATCGTCCTGTCCTATGCGGTCTGCCAGAACGCTCTTGCCGGTGCGCAGGGCGCGTGGTTCCCCGAACTGTTCGACGCCGCGCGCCGCGCCTCGGGAGCCTCCCTCGCCTACCAGATCTCGGCCATGGTCTCCGGCTTCACGCCCTTCATCACGACCCTGCTCTTCATCTGGCTCGGGTGGGTCGGACCCGCCCTGTTGTTCGCCTCCTACGCCGCGATCGGGCTCGTCGCCGCGCTGATGACCCGCGAGACGTGGGGCCCCGAACAGCGCCGCCTGGTCGCCGACGCGCACCGCAATGCAGCTGAACACGACCATGTCGACGAACGCCCTTCTGTCTCCCATCCCACCAAGGAACTGCTGTGA
- a CDS encoding transketolase: protein MTVTSHTAVDIEIDPTDRLAEVTDFAYRMRHHVIDMGEVQGQGYVGQALGAADILATVYASQLRHRPTDPHWAERDRFLLSTGHYAIGLYAALAAAGIIETDELLTYAADDSRLPMSGMASYTPGMEISGGSLGHGLTVAVGMALGLRHQNSESRIFNFLSDGELDEGSTWEAAMGAHHHQLGNLIAMVDMNALQADGPTAGILNIEPVEQKWEAAGWYVRRVNGNDPVALLDAFDDVASRATPRGTPSIVICDTKVGYGATILEDREKAHFMRIEEHEWQICRDQLTERFSSNIPKA, encoded by the coding sequence GTGACTGTCACCTCCCACACCGCCGTCGACATCGAGATCGACCCCACCGACCGCCTCGCCGAGGTCACCGACTTCGCCTACCGGATGCGCCACCATGTCATCGACATGGGTGAGGTCCAGGGGCAGGGATATGTCGGCCAGGCGCTCGGCGCCGCCGACATCCTCGCGACCGTCTATGCGAGCCAGCTCCGACACCGCCCGACCGACCCCCACTGGGCCGAACGCGACCGCTTCCTGCTGTCCACCGGGCATTACGCCATCGGCCTCTATGCCGCACTCGCCGCGGCGGGGATCATCGAGACCGACGAACTCCTCACCTACGCCGCCGACGACTCCCGTCTTCCCATGTCCGGGATGGCCTCGTACACACCGGGAATGGAGATCTCCGGGGGCTCGCTGGGCCACGGACTGACCGTGGCGGTCGGCATGGCCCTCGGCTTGCGCCACCAGAACTCGGAATCCCGCATCTTCAACTTCCTGTCCGACGGCGAACTCGACGAAGGGTCGACGTGGGAGGCCGCGATGGGCGCCCATCACCATCAGCTGGGCAACCTCATCGCGATGGTCGACATGAACGCGCTGCAGGCCGACGGCCCGACGGCCGGGATTCTGAACATCGAACCGGTCGAACAGAAATGGGAAGCTGCCGGCTGGTACGTACGCCGGGTCAACGGCAACGATCCGGTCGCACTCCTCGACGCGTTCGACGACGTGGCATCCCGGGCCACCCCGCGCGGGACACCGTCGATCGTCATCTGCGACACCAAGGTCGGTTATGGCGCGACAATCCTCGAGGATCGCGAGAAGGCGCACTTCATGCGGATCGAGGAGCACGAGTGGCAGATCTGCCGAGACCAACTGACCGAACGCTTCTCATCGAACATCCCGAAGGCCTGA
- a CDS encoding transketolase family protein: MTTTAPKLKTSAMIASFVDPGQRTVTAPFGHALVRAAEADPRIVGLSADLAKYTDMHILAQAMPDRFFQMGMAEQLLFGAAAGMAETGLIPFASTYSVFAARRAYDFLCLDIAEPNLNVNIVGGLPGLTTGYGPSHQATEDMAIFRGMPNLTIVDPCDSVDLEQAVPQLAAAPGPSYLRLLRGKVATILDEYDYTFELGKAKVLRPGNDVVFVSSGLMTMRALQAAEQLERHNVDVSVVHTPTIKPFDSETVLGELAKGRRAYTMENHTRVGGLFETVASAIVERGLGVQVGAIALPDEFLDAGALPTLHHRYGLSTDSIEARVLAEL; the protein is encoded by the coding sequence ATGACCACCACCGCACCGAAACTCAAGACCTCGGCGATGATCGCCTCGTTCGTCGACCCCGGCCAGCGCACCGTCACGGCGCCGTTCGGCCATGCGCTCGTCCGCGCCGCGGAGGCCGACCCGCGGATCGTCGGCCTCAGTGCCGACCTCGCCAAGTACACCGACATGCACATCCTCGCCCAGGCGATGCCGGACCGCTTCTTCCAGATGGGCATGGCCGAGCAACTCCTGTTCGGCGCCGCGGCCGGTATGGCCGAGACAGGACTCATCCCGTTCGCGTCGACCTACTCGGTCTTCGCCGCACGCCGCGCCTACGACTTCCTGTGCTTGGACATCGCCGAGCCGAACCTGAACGTCAACATCGTCGGTGGATTGCCCGGCCTCACAACCGGCTACGGCCCGAGCCATCAGGCCACCGAGGACATGGCGATCTTCCGCGGCATGCCGAACCTGACGATCGTCGACCCCTGCGACTCGGTCGACCTGGAACAGGCTGTGCCGCAATTGGCGGCGGCGCCCGGGCCGTCGTACCTGCGCCTGCTGCGCGGCAAGGTGGCGACGATTCTCGACGAGTACGACTACACCTTCGAGCTCGGCAAGGCCAAGGTGCTTCGTCCCGGCAACGACGTCGTGTTCGTCTCCTCGGGGTTGATGACCATGCGTGCATTGCAAGCCGCCGAACAGCTCGAACGGCACAACGTGGACGTGAGCGTCGTCCACACGCCGACCATCAAACCGTTCGACTCCGAGACCGTGCTCGGGGAACTGGCGAAGGGTCGCCGCGCCTACACGATGGAGAACCACACGCGCGTGGGTGGGTTGTTCGAGACCGTCGCCTCGGCGATCGTCGAGCGCGGACTGGGCGTCCAGGTCGGGGCCATCGCGTTGCCCGACGAGTTCCTCGACGCCGGCGCGCTGCCGACCCTGCACCACCGCTACGGCCTGTCCACCGACAGCATCGAGGCGCGGGTCCTCGCCGAACTCTGA
- a CDS encoding GntR family transcriptional regulator, with the protein MADQKGALLGLQRTNLREQAVAALRTAITSGELRPRSALVETELSERLGISRGTLREALRQLQQEGLVVSGPRGRLSVRSLDQKEIRDIFAVRAALEELAAVQLAARSDRGLVAEELRETLSRMASAGADNLDERIEADLDFHRTMCRLTGNETLVHSWTSLEGSIRMSIMYAGTDRALGNMDTDRHMAVVDAIDSGDTAAARQTVADHMNWAADNLVR; encoded by the coding sequence ATGGCGGACCAGAAGGGCGCGCTGCTCGGTCTGCAACGCACAAATTTGCGTGAACAGGCCGTCGCGGCCCTGCGCACGGCCATCACCAGCGGCGAGTTGCGTCCGCGGAGTGCCCTGGTCGAGACGGAACTGTCGGAGCGCCTGGGTATCAGCCGCGGCACACTGCGGGAGGCGTTGCGCCAACTTCAGCAGGAGGGGCTGGTGGTGTCGGGCCCGCGCGGCCGGCTCTCCGTGCGCAGCCTCGATCAGAAAGAGATCCGCGACATCTTCGCGGTCCGCGCCGCTCTCGAGGAACTCGCAGCCGTCCAGCTCGCCGCCCGGTCCGATCGGGGTCTCGTCGCAGAAGAACTGCGAGAAACCCTGTCGCGCATGGCCAGTGCGGGAGCCGACAATCTCGACGAGCGAATCGAGGCCGACCTCGACTTCCACCGCACGATGTGCCGCCTCACCGGCAACGAGACGCTCGTGCACTCGTGGACTTCGCTCGAGGGTTCGATACGGATGTCGATCATGTACGCCGGGACTGATCGAGCGCTCGGCAACATGGACACCGATCGCCACATGGCGGTGGTCGACGCGATCGACAGCGGAGACACGGCGGCGGCCCGACAGACGGTTGCCGATCACATGAACTGGGCGGCGGACAACCTGGTGCGGTGA
- a CDS encoding TetR/AcrR family transcriptional regulator has protein sequence MSIAETLDPHIDVPTLPARERILATAYRLFYRDGIRATGIDKVIAEAGVTKVTFYRHFPSKDALILAFLDLRHRRWVEWFVGALDRHAAGNRRRPAVVSAIEEWLTADSFRGCAFINSVNEIGADLPEVYAVTARHKADVVAAIKATLPPGANRNRTAQALGVAVDGAVVQAQWHRDATAAVKGLATIASTLLQQA, from the coding sequence GTGAGCATCGCCGAAACACTGGATCCGCACATCGATGTGCCGACCCTCCCGGCTCGGGAACGGATACTGGCCACCGCGTACCGGCTGTTCTATCGCGACGGCATCCGGGCGACCGGCATCGACAAGGTGATCGCCGAGGCCGGGGTCACCAAGGTGACCTTCTATCGACACTTTCCGAGTAAGGACGCACTGATCCTGGCTTTTCTGGATCTGCGACATCGGCGCTGGGTGGAGTGGTTCGTCGGCGCGCTCGACCGCCATGCTGCCGGCAATCGTCGCCGCCCCGCGGTGGTGTCGGCGATCGAGGAGTGGCTCACCGCGGACTCTTTCCGCGGTTGCGCTTTCATCAACAGCGTCAACGAGATCGGGGCCGATCTACCCGAGGTGTATGCCGTCACCGCTCGACACAAGGCAGATGTGGTCGCGGCCATCAAAGCGACTCTTCCGCCAGGTGCGAACCGCAACCGGACAGCACAAGCCCTCGGAGTGGCGGTCGACGGCGCAGTCGTGCAAGCGCAGTGGCACCGCGACGCCACCGCCGCGGTGAAAGGCCTGGCGACGATCGCCTCGACGCTGCTGCAGCAGGCGTGA